A region of Vigna radiata var. radiata cultivar VC1973A chromosome 10, Vradiata_ver6, whole genome shotgun sequence DNA encodes the following proteins:
- the LOC106775357 gene encoding uncharacterized protein LOC106775357 isoform X3: MSVTETSKKTGAPQIVKLDKALKLAELWVNNMSKDADDHRTNADLEGRPSGLGLGAKVSRQSRIVPSDDPVEKKLYAKLTAEKRKAANIAIESATIARDDLGEDEDNEDLDSRTNAFAKRKATVPLTSSILRNKKQK; encoded by the exons ATGAGTGTCACAGAAACATCCAAGAAAACTGGTGCTCCCCAAATTGTTAAGTTGGACAAGGCATTGAAATTG GCCGAGTTATGGGTAAATAATATGAGCAAAGATGCTGATGATCATAGGACAAATGCGGATTTAGAGGGTAGACCTTCCGG GCTTGGTCTAGGTGCAAAAGTTTCACGCCAGTCAAGAATTGTACCTTCCGATGACCCTGTCGAAAAGAAGTTGTATGCCAAATTGACtgctgaaaaaagaaaagcagcCAATATTGCTATAGAGTCTGCCACAATTGCGAGAGATGATTTAGGTGAGGATGAAGACAACGAGGACTTAGATAGCAGAACTAATGCGTTTGCTAAGAGGAAGGCAACGGTACCTTTGACCTCTTCTATATTGCGAAATAAGAAGCAGAAGTGA
- the LOC106775357 gene encoding uncharacterized protein LOC106775357 isoform X1 — MNLLEKLDLPIVEPRNYYPGHELEMSVTETSKKTGAPQIVKLDKALKLAELWVNNMSKDADDHRTNADLEGRPSGLGLGAKVSRQSRIVPSDDPVEKKLYAKLTAEKRKAANIAIESATIARDDLGEDEDNEDLDSRTNAFAKRKATVPLTSSILRNKKQK; from the exons atGAATTTACTTGAAAAATTAGATTTACCTATCGTTGAACCACGGAATTATTACCCAG GGCACGAGCTTGAAATGAGTGTCACAGAAACATCCAAGAAAACTGGTGCTCCCCAAATTGTTAAGTTGGACAAGGCATTGAAATTG GCCGAGTTATGGGTAAATAATATGAGCAAAGATGCTGATGATCATAGGACAAATGCGGATTTAGAGGGTAGACCTTCCGG GCTTGGTCTAGGTGCAAAAGTTTCACGCCAGTCAAGAATTGTACCTTCCGATGACCCTGTCGAAAAGAAGTTGTATGCCAAATTGACtgctgaaaaaagaaaagcagcCAATATTGCTATAGAGTCTGCCACAATTGCGAGAGATGATTTAGGTGAGGATGAAGACAACGAGGACTTAGATAGCAGAACTAATGCGTTTGCTAAGAGGAAGGCAACGGTACCTTTGACCTCTTCTATATTGCGAAATAAGAAGCAGAAGTGA
- the LOC106775357 gene encoding uncharacterized protein LOC106775357 isoform X2, producing MLRRHELEMSVTETSKKTGAPQIVKLDKALKLAELWVNNMSKDADDHRTNADLEGRPSGLGLGAKVSRQSRIVPSDDPVEKKLYAKLTAEKRKAANIAIESATIARDDLGEDEDNEDLDSRTNAFAKRKATVPLTSSILRNKKQK from the exons ATGTTGAGAA GGCACGAGCTTGAAATGAGTGTCACAGAAACATCCAAGAAAACTGGTGCTCCCCAAATTGTTAAGTTGGACAAGGCATTGAAATTG GCCGAGTTATGGGTAAATAATATGAGCAAAGATGCTGATGATCATAGGACAAATGCGGATTTAGAGGGTAGACCTTCCGG GCTTGGTCTAGGTGCAAAAGTTTCACGCCAGTCAAGAATTGTACCTTCCGATGACCCTGTCGAAAAGAAGTTGTATGCCAAATTGACtgctgaaaaaagaaaagcagcCAATATTGCTATAGAGTCTGCCACAATTGCGAGAGATGATTTAGGTGAGGATGAAGACAACGAGGACTTAGATAGCAGAACTAATGCGTTTGCTAAGAGGAAGGCAACGGTACCTTTGACCTCTTCTATATTGCGAAATAAGAAGCAGAAGTGA
- the LOC106774811 gene encoding cysteine-rich receptor-like protein kinase 2 has translation MAEVKLVGLSLLWLWSWWSLEGVEGDPQLFLLKWDCSGFIAPNLSNFNKNLDATFADLRDQVSNQRNHFATAQATTGSDPVYAMFQCRNYLSDTDCATCFTAAVTQIRNCSAGVNGARVVYDGCFLRYESNDFFDQIFSRSSILCGNQTADGSTDFGAVGAQVLIDLRIGTPKIRGYFAATKTKVAGGAIYAFAQCAETLSQDTCLDCLSIEESSVRGCLPSTEGRAFDPGCFMRYSETPFFADNQTIDITPFLKQGGRGPSKKWILLGGCVGGALLVVILISLFPWHKRSQSPKRVPTSNVLGASELKGATKFKYSELKAATRNFSEKNILGEGGFGAVYKGTMKNGKVVAVKKLFSGNSSEIDENFESEVTLVSNVHHRNLVRLLGCCSKGREKILVYEYMANNSLDKFLFGNRKGSLNWKQRYEIILGTARGLAYLHEEFYVSIIHRDIKSGNVLLDEQLQPKISDFGLVKLLPGDQSHLRTKVAGTLGYTAPEYVLHGQLSKKADTYSYGIVVLEIISGQRCTDVKSVDGSHEYLLRRAWDLYEKGMELELVDKSLGPNSYDIEEVKKVIGIALLCTQPSAGMRPAISEVVVLLSSNDFLERMRPSMPIFIESNGRASRDISASTASSVSNASASHSIVPAR, from the exons ATGGCGGAAGTGAAGCTTGTAGGATTGAgcttgttgtggttgtggtCATGGTGGAGCTTAGAGGGCGTAGAAGGAGACCCTCAACTCTTTCTACTAAAATGGGATTGCAGCGGATTCATTGCACCCAACTTATCCAACTTCAACAAAAACCTTGATGCAACTTTTGCAGATCTGCGAGATCAGGTCAGCAACCAAAGGAACCACTTTGCCACTGCACAAGCAACCACCGGATCAGATCCTGTCTATGCTATGTTTCAGTGCAGAAACTACCTCTCCGACACCGACTGCGCCACCTGCTTCACTGCCGCCGTCACCCAAATTCGCAACTGCTCCGCCGGAGTCAACGGTGCCCGTGTCGTTTATGACGGTTGCTTCCTCAG GTACGAGAGCAACGACTTCTTCGACCAGATCTTTTCTCGCAGCAGCATACTGTGTGGAAATCAGACTGCAGATGGAAGCACTGATTTTGGCGCAGTTGGAGCACAAGTGCTGATAGATCTACGAATAGGAACACCCAAAATCAGAGGCTACTTTGCAGCTACCAAAACAAAAGTGGCTGGTGGTGCAATCTATGCCTTTGCACAATGTGCAGAAACTCTCTCACAAGACACTTGTTTGGATTGTTTGTCAATTGAAGAGAGCAGTGTACGAGGTTGTCTTCCCAGTACTGAAGGTAGAGCATTCGACCCCGGCTGCTTTATGAGATACTCAGAGACACCCTTCTTTGCTGATAACCAAACCATTGACATCACTCCCTTCTTAAAACAAG GAGGAAGAGGTCCAAGCAAGAAGTGGATTCTTCTTGGTGGTTGTGTTGGAGGTGCACTTCTTGTTGTGATCCTTATTTCATTATTTCCCTGGCATAAGAGATCGCAGAGTCCCAAGAGAGTTCCCACAA GTAACGTATTGGGAGCATCTGAGTTGAAAGGTGCAACCAAGTTCAAGTATAGTGAATTGAAAGCTGCAACAAGAAATTTTAGTGAGAAAAACATACTAGGAGAAGGAGGCTTTGGCGCTGTATACAAG GGGAcaatgaagaatggaaaagttgttgctgtaaaaaaattattttcaggAAATTCCAGCGAGAtagatgaaaattttgaaagtgaagTAACGCTTGTAAGTAATGTTCATCACAGAAATCTGGTTCGGCTTCTAGGTTGCTGCAGTAAAGGCCGAGAAAAAATCCTTGTTTATGAATACATGGCAAACAACagtcttgacaaattcttgTTTG GTAACAGAAAAGGTTCACTCAACTGGAAACAACGCTATGAAATAATTTTGGGCACAGCAAGGGGATTGGCCTATCTACATGAGGAATTTTATGTGTCTATCATACATAGAGATATTAAGAGTGGCAATGTCCTCTTGGATGAACAGCTTCAACCCAAAATTTCTGATTTTGGTTTGGTGAAGCTCCTACCAGGGGACCAATCCCATCTCAGAACAAAAGTTGCAGGAACATT GGGATACACAGCACCCGAGTATGTACTCCATGGTCAGTTATCAAAAAAGGCTGATACATACAGCTATGGAATTGTAGTACTTGAAATCATAAGTGGTCAGAGGTGTACTGATGTGAAGAGTGTTGATGGTAGCCATGAATACCTTCTTCGACGA GCATGGGACTTGTATGAGAAAGGCATGGAGTTGGAGTTGGTGGACAAAAGCTTAGGCCCTAATAGCTATGACAtagaagaagtgaaaaaagtTATAGGCATTGCTTTGTTGTGCACTCAACCATCGGCTGGTATGAGACCAGCTATATCTGAAGTAGTGGTGCTGCTCAGCAGTAATGACTTTCTTGAGCGTATGAGACCTTCAATGCCTATCTTTATTGAATCGAATGGAAGAGCCTCAAGAGATATCTCTGCCTCGACTGCTTCCTCTGTGTCTAATGCCAGTGCTTCCCATTCTATAGTACCAGCTAGATGA